From Myripristis murdjan chromosome 13, fMyrMur1.1, whole genome shotgun sequence:
AAAGTGTTTGCCTCGGAGTTTGTTGTAAAAAGAACTTATATTGCTGCATATGTAATTAAGTAATTTAGGTCTTACCTGCCATTCTTCACAAGTGTATCGCAGATTGTCGCACGATCACtactttcctgtgtgtgtgtgtgtgtgtgtgtgtgtgtgtgtgtgtgtgtgtgtgtaagtacacGGCATACATTACACTTAAATGGGCGGGAGTAAACCCGTTTTCCAGAAGTATGCAGTTACACCGAGCGAGTGCAAAATTAAGAGTTACTCTGTGGACTTGATAACTTGATTTGTTACACATTAGCGACACATGGTGTTACTGATACAGATAAGACAGGTCGCGAGTGAATATTGTGTTTACCTTAttgcaagtaaataaataaataaataaagctgacacACATGTATGTCGACGTCACGGTCAGTCCGTATCTGTTAAACCCGGCCTGGGGGTGCCCTGCCATACACAGAACATGACCCAAGGTTTCATCATCGCCGTTCAGCTTGTCCTAAAAATTATTCATAAGATAACGTGTGCACCGCAAAGCTATTGTACACAAATGCTCATTGATCACAGTGTGATCTTGACCCCATGTATCCTCCAGAGGAAATGACTAAACTTCTTGAAAACCGCAGTCTAACGTGATGAGCTTTCTTTCATGAGtcaccactgctgctgattACTGGACAGCTCAGTCCACAAAGCTAAGCCCAATGAAACCCATCGCATCAGCACAACgtggctttattttatttattttattttattttattaggtcatttcatttgcagacTTCTATCTTCAGCTTCATGGTTCATCTTTTCCAAACGTGCCAGTGTTTACTGATGGACACCGTATCTAGCTTTGTTTTAGAAGGACGAAATACAAAAACCATAGCAATTTATAGGTTTATCTTGGCTATGCATATATAAACATTACAGGACTGCGATTATATTACCCTGACATAGAAGACTgggctgcaaaacacacacacgcacacacacacacacacacacacacacaccacactcatCACAGACTACAAATCTCCACCACAGACCTGTGCCAGTGACATCTCTCTGCTGAACAAGTTAAACAACTTCTTTGCACAATTTGTTCAGCattcaacaccatcatcccaCAATGCTCACAAGGCCACAAGCAGCACGAGTCAGCAGCAACACCTCAAGCACCATCACACTCAGCACGGGCCCCCCAGGGATGCGTGCTGAGCCCCCTGCTCTTCACCTTGCTGACCCATGACTGCAAACCAGCAAGAAAATAATACCCATTAAACTGAACAGAATATTATCTATTAAAAAAGGCACACTTCGTTTTTAACCccaaatattcattttgtataTGGTCCATCACATGACATTGtgctctttgcttttctctgacagacactgacacttaCATGACCGCCTGTTACAAAGTTTGCCTTCGGGGCTTTCTGCCAGAAAGgctctctaaccctaaccctcaaatCCAAATCCTCctggcagaaaaagagaggatatGCAGACGCTTTGTGGTAGAAAGCCCTGAAGACAAGCTCGTCCCAAGGCCGAACTTGACCATGGGGcaagaaaaatggaaacagaTATTACTAGCGGGTTTCTTCATGTACATTGTCAAATGTAAAGATATCAGCTGTAAAGAGACACTTACCAAATGATATGTAACGCTATACTAACACATTCCAACTTCCAAATATGCCATTTATTCAGTTGTAATGTCAACTTTGTGTTGTATAAGTGACCAGCCGCtaatctgcagtgttttcaaagcCACGGTTATCTGTAGACATCTGTTGGAAcatgtgtttatttacataATCTTTTGTAGTATCTTTTTCTTTGAGTAGTCACTCTTACTGGTTGGTTTGATGATGCTGGTCTGTAAGTGACAAACTCTTATTTTGTTTCTTAAACTCAATGGTAAGCTTTAAAAACATGTATCCTCTCCATCATGCTATTCTATTGTTTGGTTTGTTCAGCAATACACTTGATCAGTCACTGGAGAACATCAGCATGAACTCAAAGTAGCCCTGTAAAAGACTCTCATATCACTTTTCTGTATCTGGCGACACATGAAACATGCACCAACTACAACCATGTTACCATGTTGCCTACTCAACTTGTTGcctttgtgttgtattgtgatGACATGATTATGTTTGATttctttgagtgtttgtttgtttttgttttgttttgtttgtttttgttttgttttccaagtAAAGTTTGTCTGAAGTCAACAGAGTTGGGTGCTTTTCTCTCCATAAATTCATGGCTCTGACACAGAATGGTTCCGTCCGTATAAATCTAAATCTTATAAACTAACCAAAGCCAAAGTCTATGTATTTTACCTTTATGGCTCGCAATGCACTATTGTctttagccaaaaaaaaaaaaaaaaaaagcggacCTGGTGAATACTACCAAAAAGTGCAAAACTGTTTTATTGATATGAGGAATgacaatacatacatacagactaTTCATCAGCTCAAAAACAATCAGCACCAACAATTGTAAGGAATGGCTTGTCTTAACCTGAAACTGCAGATAAAACAGCTCCAGAAGTTACACACTTCTGCTATCACAGCTACACAATATGATATACAATGCATGATTAATCATACACAGTTATATATGTTGTTGCTGTCTCTTATTCGGTTGGTTCATTCAAATGTGTCTGACAGCACAAGTCAGAGCGGCACTATACATTGGATAGATTTCAATCCTTTGCTCTAAGGATTGGATATAGTTCTCACAAGCAGGCGTAATACAAACCAAAATGATAGCCATATTTATGTTAACATTACTCATTTCCTTGTTGAATAACAGGTGGCAAGTAGCATTAAGACCATTTGAGGCAGATACTGTCAAGTACACAGAGAGATCAGttaaagtaaaaacaataatatcaatggagagtttaaaataataataataataaaatgggaGGGAAAGCCGGGATAAAAAGACAGGTTGTAAGATGCTGCTTGAAACTTTAAACTGAGGCTGCCGTGCTACCAGTCAGAGAAGACTGTTCCGGACTTTGGGGGCTCtaaccccttgtagactattgtTGCGAATTCGCCTccaaaccacttccagtcttaatgtagccgaggtggtgtatgtatcccactgatgcctgttgatgcatatttcacacttACCAAGAACTGTATTGGCAAcactctaccaccaataatttagcatctgcttgaaggcaaaaacacaagcaatttattttatattattattattattattttttagataattgtaaataaattcaggcagtaggGGGTTtaataggataggataggaatttatttatttgaaacagggacaatgcacaaataaacattaatcTTGTAGGACATGAGAAGATGTCTTGGGCCAGGCTATAGCAACAGTTGCTAATTTCCACCTGTAGTCCCTGGGCAgatatgacaatataaaaattaacaataaaatgaaaaggcacAGTCTCCTCTGGATTTCAGATATGACTAAAGAAAGGTGAGAGGCTTAGTAAATAACCTCacagcttttacattttggaattGCTATGAACAGTCTAGAGCAGCTTGGCTGAGGCAAACGGAGCGTTATTCATTCAATATCatggaaagacaaaaaggagCACATTTTAGCAATGTTTGCTGGAGTTAGTGAGTTAGAGGGCCATAGAGCGGGACTGTGGAAAGGAAATCCATATTACTTAGTGCATGGGTCTCAAAGGCCTGGGAAGAGGTAGAAGTGCGTTGATAAACTGCATCTGTCTTTGACTGGCATCTGTCTTTTGGTTGGAGTGGGACCTTGCTTAAAGCGGTTCATGACCTGTGTGGATAAGAGAGTGTATGAAGGTTAAGTTTGACTtagaaatcaaagaaaaacatccGTCATGGCTGGTTCTGTTGTACTGCTGTCAACTGTTCAACAATGACTCAAGTGGTCGCATTTTTTCACAAATCACATCGCCCTGGAAAATCTCGTAACAACAGAACAGCTTCCAGTCACAAAACTTACCTGGGTGAACAGTTTCTCAAGGTGCATCCTTGTGGGAAAAGGTGTGAATACCTCAACAAGGTACTGGATGAAAGGAGACCCAAGTCTGGATCCCTCCAGGAAACATTTCCTGCAGGATACAcgacagaaatgagaaaaaatattcattGTTCAAGGTAACAAGTCTTGGCTGTTATCTAGCAACTTCTATATATTTAAACTTGACTGTTGAGATGTCATTTATCCTCTCTGCATATAAACTGACCAGGGGTGTAGGAAAGAAAAGTGATGAAGTCTTTCTCTATGTGTACTTTGATGTCATCTTCCTCCAAGGCATCTGTATCAGCAGGCCTGTGTGAGCTGGTGTGGTGCAGGAGCACCATCTCTTTTATTAGCAGCCGTAGATCCGTCATTTCCTGAAACAAAAGGGCATAACCTGAAGCATGACAGCCTTGCTCACTTGAAACCAACAAGCCCAGCTTCAATTATACAAAACAACTGGTAGAATGTATTTGACACAAGAACACGACTATGAGTTTCATAGATCTTGACAGACATTTTCCTGGGTTGGTCTCTATGACAAAGATGAGAGAATCACCTCCTCTGCAGGCCTGGATGATGATGACCTTTGGTTTGTCCCGAAGTGCAGGACAGTTCTTTGCATTCAAGTACTCAAAGATATTGTCAATGGGAACAAGTCGTCTTTTTCATTGGGATTCACTGCCTTCCCACGGCTGCCATAGACGGCCCCCATTATCCCATGAGACATGATGACCACAAAGACACTGTCTGTCTGGGACAGGTCAGGAAGCTGAGCGAAGTCCTTCACAGCCTTGTCAATGTCCTGTGCAACACAAAGTCAGTCAAACAGCAGGGCCTGTTTCACTCTATCAACtaatattttagtttgttttttggtttcgTTTCTGAAACAGTACCTCTCCAGTGTATTTCATGGGTTCACCAGTTTCAGGTCTCACCACTCTGTATCCCAGAGCAGTGAGCAGAGTCGCCATTGCAGCGTCGTCTTTCTCAGATCCTTCCCTTATCCACTTCTTGTTGACAAAATTCCGAACATTGATTAGCAGGGCCACACGCGTCCTATTGGACTTGGGCATCACAGGGTAAGCCTTAAAAGAACAAATTATTTAATGGCAGAAATTTAGCATGCATTAACATGGATGAAAACTAGCATTGCATTATAATAACTGTGTTTCAAACTCAAAAATTCGAATTGTCAGTATTTCCTTGACCCATGTGTGTGAACCAACATAAATATCCCGTCACAGGAAGCATTACATAACAGACATATCATTTAAGATGTTACATGGAGCTTGATCTAAGAGAACAGCCAATTTCATAGTGCTTCTTTTTGTACTAAAACTGAGTATTTTATCTTAATTACACTATCCATACCACAGGTAAAGTAAGACAGAAAATCTTGCACTTGATTATAACCATATCAGATGTCTCCAGTTGACCTACAAGTTTATCAGTTCTTTGGATGTGTGTCTTGAAGTTTTCATCACAGAGGATGAGGACAGGGGATATCGGTGGATCCTGCtcttcagctggaaaaaaacaaagcagaaagtgACTGCTGTGATTTCAGGTCAGTGTATCTATATGGCCATTTGAGCAGGAATGACTGTGTTTAAGTTACCACGTTTTCCCAACACACAGTAAAGGCATTTGACACTGAAAGATCTCGACCCACCTGCCTCTTCAGCTTGTCCAACAGGTGGAAACAGGTCATTGCAGAGAAAAGGGTCGAAGTTCTTCAGGTTAGTGATCAGCTCTTGACTGGCCCTGGCCCCTTTCCTCCTCACCATGTCTATGAGGCATgatgctctgtctgctctggcCAGGTGCTCCTCAAatacacagtctctctctctttcatttaagATTCTATCATCCAAAAGGTGATCCAAGAGATTCGCCATAACAGGGGTTGAGATCCTGTCCACAAGCATGCGGCGAGCCCTGAAAAGCTGCTGATCtggagagaaagatgagacagaaaatgagaaGACTCCAGTTAGATTACTCTTCCAGGACCCTCTCTAAATCACCTTGACAGACCAATGCAGACTTGGCAACTAAGCCAACACCACAAGAAAATAATACCCATTAAACTGAACAGAATATTATCTATTAAAAAAGGCACACTTCGTTTTTAACCccaaatattcattttgtataTGGTCGATCACATGACATTgtgctctttgcttttttttctgacagacactgacacttaCATGACCGCCTGTTACAAAGTTTGCCTTCGGGGCTTTCTGCCAGAAAGgctctctaaccctaaccctcaaatCCAATCCTCctggcagaaaaagagaggatatGCAGACGCTTTGTGGTAGAAAGCCCTGAAGACAAGCTCGTCCCACAGCTGAACTTGACCATGGGGCAAGAAAGCGGAAACAGCACTGGcggttctggggaggggccagcaggggccagTGCCCCCGTAACTCTGAGTCTGGACCCCGCTGTGGCCCCCCCCTCCGAACAAGATTATACACTGTGATGCGGCTTTCACACAGCGCgcggtttgggccgcgctctgcTCTGGGTACGGCGCACATACATCTATGACGgcgcagagcagcgtgcacacgcgtgtagagtagggcgcacgcatgcacagCGTGCACGTATGTGGCGCTGATTGTGACGTGACTGAAACAGACGttaggaagtagttttccgttctggTGCAATTTTTCTTTGGCGGACAATGCAGCAGCTTCGGATGCACCATGTAAAcaggcaaatacattttttaatttatggattagctgaactaatgcttctaaataaattatgttacatgaatgaaggctgtattttttttctcatttcatatgatttcacctgttacctgttgtgtgtgtgacttcacaaggaatttataataaatgtagactatactgcattgtctttgcaatagtgcatatctcatgatgtcaatcatctagatttctaaaatAAATGCAGACCAGTGCGCTCTTGAGCTCCGCAATCACATAGGCTACACAATGAATGGGCTGAGCCAGCCGAGGTCTGCGCCGTACGCGCACTCTGTGAAAGCCGCTTCAGAGCGTTGCACCTGGAAAcggtcagttttgttgatctacGGTGAAAACAGCGAGCTCGAAAAGTTACCGACCACCCGAcgagaggcagtcagaagcaagaagcGACTACGACGaacagtattttattgttacaaggtaacaataagcttttagagtgaaaatatgatgatgacttattgatgaagatgataaaaagacagtggtgtaatgaagatgtgatgatgatgttgatgagtttgtactaagtgaggagtttgtctgtactaaggttacactgaaaaacaggatgtttccattgtttctgtctctaacacttgtgtctcaaatgtgatattttgaaccattcagtttggttacaatgggtaatcattagttttatgggggaaaaaaacagatataattttgaatctttgtcttttttgccccaggttgaatgtgcccctctgacaaaaccccTGGACCCAACCAGGCCCCTCCAGTAAAATTGGTCTAGAACCGCAACTGGGAAACAGATATTACTAGCGGGTTTCTTCGCGTTACATTGTCAAATATAGAGATATCAACTGTAAAGAGGCACTTACCGGCCATTTTTTTACTGAACCTTGCAATGGATTGTCTCTTAAAAACTCTGAAGCGTGATGAGCGCTGCGAACAGTGTCCCCGGTGAGTGCAGTTGCGTTTATAGGAAGAGGAACTTGTGGTCGCGGCTCGCCCAGAAGTCCGGTTGGGTTCAGAGCCCCACCTACTTgttcacttttctcttttcaacCATAACCACGTCCACTCAACATTCATATGACTGTAAACTAATAGCAgaccattttgttgttgttgctgttgttgttgttttcgtcAATATTTACTTGTCTAATTGTGTATTAGTCGTGTTTGGGGTGAActcattcaaaaaaaacaaaaaaaatctgcctcccTTTCCATTCATAACTGAGTGGTCTCAAACTTTGGATCCACATGCTGACATTTGATAGCACTACATGTTAcaccctttttttgttgttgttgtttgtttgtttattgttttgttttgttttttatcagcaATTCTCTGGTGAAGTGCTTTCTGGTGAAGAATTCATCCGCTCCCTAGAGTCGTCCAGTGTATGGAGAGACACATTAGggtattcattttcattttagccaGTATTATGGCTCATAGCCCTAAATACATAATATGTGATCATTTGAGAATAAGTACATCAGCATCATTTGTAAACATACGGATCTGTGCACCACCAGACATTCCTGGGATGGGTTGATAAATAAAGGGAAGTGATACCAGATGGCAGCATAGTGTCTCTTTTAAATGACTCCACCCTACTATTCTAGACTGTTACGGCCCATAGCCGTAGACGTTATATGAACTCAAACATAATCGTCATAGCTATCAGGAAAAAGGAAGGGAATGCAGCATGAAACCTTGTGTGAGCCTTTATGAATGTGATATGTTAATAGTCAGTTTGCTTATCACGTGgaaatgaagtggaaaaaaagctgGATGTGAACATGATGGCAAtccctgattaaaaaaaacgcTGTAACCTTTGCTGGGATGTACAGTATATAGCCAGTATCTCCAATGCCACAAACAGCTATTGTAGCTTGTTACTTGTCAAAGTGTAATAAAATGCCCCTGTAACCAAGTGGGTCAGAGTGCTTTGAAACCTGTTGATGCAGTAAAGTGCTAGGTAGTGTTAGAGGAATATTAGCAAATGTAAGGTGACTTTTACCAGAATATAAGGAATCGTCCCTTGTGTTATTTTAGCAGCGAAGCGGGCACCTAGTTCCAACCACAGACTGCATGTTTTTATACAGTCTATAGTTGGTGCCAGCGTTTGTAGAGTTTGGAGCATTAGTTCAGCTGTGCTATGTAATCATGGTAGTGTAATACTTAGGGAAATCAACAAATTTCAAGAGGGCATGCAAATTCTATTGAAGAAGTTTATTTGAAGTACATCACAAATTTAATTTGGAATATTATTTCAggggaaaatgacaatgaaTTTCATTAAAATAGCTTGCCAAGtacttcatgtttgtttttttgttttttttttgtttgtttttttttttaacattgttaaCATTACCTTGGTATCATGTTTATCTGGGAAATTCTGTCAAAGATATCACGttcattttgactttaaatTTTGGCCTTCAATGCTAGTTCAACCTTATTTGACATTGGCAGATACACAAGTTACATACAGGAACTTAAAATGTACAATTCTGTAAGTGAATTAGTTTTTGATAAGGACAccaacagctgtaaacatttttgacaaaatatgttAATTGTTTGAATGTACAGTACAAAACATCACAGTTCAGAGTGACCCTTCAACAAATAAATCTGTAAACTGTTTGATGGTACCTGAAGCCTGCATTTTGCCAAAAGGCGCAATAAGTGGAACATTaccaaataacaaataacagcGATCTGAGCAACAGCAGGCAAATGGGAAGGCTGTCAGCTCTGGCTCAGACGTTcagaaaacaaatcacatcAATAAACATAAGACACAAGGATAGCTTATTTTATCAATCTGAGTTAGCAGTTCAGTGAGCTTCAGTATGGTGTACAGCTATACCAGGATAATTCTGCGATCATAGTTACATCACATGACATTCAGAGCTTGTCTGAGCCATGGGATAGACTTTCATGCACTGGACCCCAATTAATAAGGCTAGGAATAGTGGTGAAAttgtgcaataataataataatacaaattataaaaaggtcatttaatttgaaaacttCTCTGCAGCTTCATGGCTCATCTTTTCCACGGGGCCAGTGATTACCGATGGGCACTGTATCTAGCTTCCAGGCAGTGTCACAAGAATCATCAAAATGCTGATAAAGTATTACACAATTATACATATTGTCAGTGTGTCTCTTATACAATTGTACATGTTGCCATTGTGTCTCTTATTTCATTAAGGTTGTCTCACAGGCCaagtcaaattttttttttttttttatgtacaaacCAGCAGATATATTTCAATTtaatctcttcttccagggattGGGTTAGGAGGTAAGGAGACCTCCCGATTAATTCAGATATCAGGAATCTGTTATGTATTTTGACTTTTAGAATCGTTTGATTAGGGGGGACCTCCATACTTCTTCAGGTTCTCTATTTCCATGTAATTTAATGAAGACGATTCTGCTCATTTGAGGTTCGGGaactggagctctgcagcagctggagaaagtaAAGCAGAGGGTCAGTGCTGCTGACGGCAGGTCAGTGTACACATGGCCATTTGTGCAGCACTCTGTGAGTATTAGCACGTCAAAGTTATGCACTAACAAACAATAAAGGCCTGACCAGCTTTACTGGAGGATGTGAACTCACCAGCCTCTTGGTCAGCGGATGGAAACAGAACAGGGTGAAGTTTAGAGTCTCTGGTCTTCAGGTGATCGATCAGCTTTTGACTGGCTTCgtttcctttcttcctcaccATGTCTATCAGACATTCTGCCTGGTCTGCTCTGGCACGCCTCTCCTCCAACACAGAGTCTCGCTCTCTTTCATTCAAGACTCCATCGGCTAAAAGGTCATTCAGGAGATCCTTTATAACTGGGGCTGTCACACCATCCACAAACTGACGCCTGACATTGAAAAGCCGCTgagctacagagagaaaaagatgaggCATAAATACAAATGAGACGACTATAATGAGATCACTCTTCAGTGCTTGTAATGATCACATCTCAAAGGCCTTCCCTCCACTACAGCTCTTGAAAAGCATAACAGGTGaataagacattaaaaaatacagtgtcTTCATTTTATGATGTATTATGTTCACTGAACTGGACAATGTAGGCTATAGCATTTCAAAGTTGGTCATTTAATCTCAAGTGTTCACTTCTGTGAGGTGACTAAGTtggcttcacataaaaagaaaagaaactatCAATTTTTTGTGAATAATTGTGATTTGATTTGCCTTTGGATAACGGAAACGACTCAACACTGACAAAGTGAAACCAACACGCCTTaaagttgtgtgtatgtgtatgtgtgcgtgcgcgtgtgtgtttttgttttaaacgtTTAGTTATCAAAGTGTTTGCCTCGGAGTTTGTTGTAAAAGAACTTATATTGCTGCATATGTAATTAAGTAATTTAGGTCTTACCTGCCATTCTTCACAAGTGTATCGCAGATTGTCGCACGATCACtactttcctgtgtgtgtgtgtgtgtgtgtgtgtgtgtgtgtgtgtgtgtgtgtgtgtaagtacacGGCATACATTACACTTAAATGGGCGGGAGTAAACCCGTTTTCCAGAAGTATGCAGTTACACCGAGCGAGTGCAAAATTAAGAGTTACTCTGTGGACTTGATAACTTGATTTGTTACACATTAGCGACACATGGTGTTACTGATACAGATAAGACAGGTCGCGAGTGAATATTGTGTTTACCTTAttgcaagtaaataaataaataaataaagctgacacACATGTATGTCGACGTCACGGTCAGTCCGTATCTGTTAAACCCGGCCTGGGGGTGCCCTGCCATACACAGAACATGACCCAAGGTTTCATCATCGCCGTTCAGCTTGTCCTAAAAATTATCATAAGATAACGTGTGCACCGCCAAAGCTATTGTACACAAATGCTCATTGATCACAGTGTGATCTTGACCCCATGTATCCTCCAGAGGAAATGACTAAACTTCTTGAAAAACCCGCAGTCTAACGTGATGAGCTTTCTTTCATGAGtcaccactgctgctgattACTGGACAGCTCAGTCCACAAAGCTAAGCCCAATGAAACCCATCGCATCAGCACAACgtggctttattttattttattttattttattttattaggtcatttcatttgcagacTTCTATCTTCAGCTTCATGGTTCATCTTTTCCAAACGTGCCAGTGTTTACTGATGGACACCGTATCTAGCTTTGTTTTAGAAGGACGAAATACAAAAACCATAGCAATTTATAGGTTTATCTTGGCTATGCATATATAAACATTACAGGACTGCGATTATATTACCCTGACATAGAAGACTgggctgcaaaacacacacacgcacacacacacacacacacacacacacaccacactcatCACAGACTACAAATCTCCACCACAGACCTGTGCCAGTGACATCTCTCTGCTGAACAAGTTAAACAACTTCTTTGCACAATTTGTTCAGCattcaacaccatcatcccaCAATGCTCACAAGGCCACAAGCAGCACGAGTCAGCAGCAACACCTCAAGCACCATCACACTCAGCACGGGCCCCCCAGGGATGCGTGCTGAGCCCCCTGCTCTTCACCTTGCTGACCCATGACTGCAAACCAGCAAGAAAATAATACCCATTAAACTGAACAGAATATTATCTATTAAAAAAGGCACACTTCGTTTTTAACCccaaatattcattttgtataTGGTCCATCACATGACATTGTGCTCTTGCTTTTctctgacagacactgacacttaCATGACCGCCTGTTACAAAGTTTGCCTTCGGGGCTTTCTGCCAGAAAGgctctctaaccctaaccctcaaatCCAAATCCTCctggcagaaaaagagaggatatGCAGACGCTTTGTGGTAGAAAGCCCTGAAGACAAGCTCGTCCCAAGGCCGAACTTGACCATGGGGcaagaaaaatggaaacagaTATTACTAGCGGGTTTCTTCATGTTACATTGTCAAATGTAAAGATATCAGCTGTAAAGAGACACTTACCAAATGATATGTAACGCTATACTAACACATTCCAACTTCCAAATATGCCATTTATTCAGTTGTAATGTCAACTTTGTGTTGTATAAGTGACCAGCCGCtaatctgcagtgttttcaaagcCACGGTTATCTGTAGACATCTGTTGGAACATGTGTTTATTACATAATCTTTTGTAGTATCTTTTTCTTTGAGTAGTCACTCTTACTGGTTGGTTTGATGATGCTGGTCTGTAAGTGACaaactcttattttgttttctttaaactCAATGGTaagctttaaaaaacatgtATCCTCTCCATCATGCTATTCTATTGTTTGGTTTGTTCAGCAATACACTTGATCAGTCACTGGAGAACATCAGCATGAACTCAAAGTAGCCCTGTAAAAGACTCTCATATCACTTTTCTGTATCTGGCGACACATGAAACATGCACCAACTACAACCATGTTACCATGTTGCCTACTCAACTTGTTGcctttgtgttgtattgtgatGACATGATTATGTTGATttctttgagtgtttgtttgttttgttttgttttgttttgtttttgttttgttttccaagtAAAGTTTGTCTGAAAGTCAACAGAGTTGGGTGCTTTTCTCTCCATAAATTCATGGCTCTGACACAGAATGGTTCCGTCCGTATAAATCTAAATCTTATAAACTAACCAAAGCCAAAGTCTATGTATTTTACCTTTATGGCTCGCAATGCACTATTGTctttagccaaaaaaaaaaaaaaaaaaaaa
This genomic window contains:
- the LOC115370112 gene encoding caspase-1-like, yielding MAAQRLFNVRRQFVDGVTAPVIKDLLNDLLADGVLNERERDSVLEERRARADQAECLIDMVRKKGNEASQKLIDHLKTRDSKLHPVLFPSADQEAAAAELQFPNLK